A genomic stretch from Lathyrus oleraceus cultivar Zhongwan6 chromosome 2, CAAS_Psat_ZW6_1.0, whole genome shotgun sequence includes:
- the LOC127123883 gene encoding uncharacterized protein LOC127123883, producing MKTYLPGTIIELQSLPVISNDGSYLGDQRIFHRLFWAFRPCIRGFAYCKPIVQVDGTWLYGKYKGTLLMAVAQDGNGNIFPIAFTLVESETKEAWSFFLKNLRMHVTPQANLCLISDRHESIKSAYNNPKNGWQFPPSSHVYCIRHIAQNFMREIKDKDLRKIVVNMGYALTEATFNYYRGEIRRTNNDALSWIDNIPREKWARAFDGGQRWGHMTTNLAKAINSVLKETRNLPITALVKSTYYRLGSLFGRRGHQWTKMLASGQVFTDNCNKGMAEEVIKANTHNVMQFDRERFYFMVQEKINHNDGRPTGTFRIDLRKQHCDCGKFQAFHLPCSHVIAACSSIRQDYSIHIPDVFKVYQESFLGLPHEENWPQYEGFTLCHDDFMRRRKKGRPNSTRIRTEMDDVEKEKRRCGICREIGHMRRKCPNVAGPSQRPSR from the coding sequence ATGAAAACATATCTACCAGGTACCATTATAGAATTACAATCCCTACCTGTGATTTCAAATGATGGTTCATACTTGGGTGACCAAAGGATATTTCATCGTCTGTTTTGGGCGTTTAGACCATGTATACGTGGTTTCGCGTATTGTAAACCAATTGTGCAGGTTGATGGAACTTGGTTGTATGGAAAGTACAAAGGGACTCTACTGATGGCTGTGGCACAGGATGGGAACGGGAACATATTTCCGATAGCGTTCACATTGGTTGAAAGTGAGACAAAGGAAGCCtggagtttctttcttaagaaTTTGAGAATGCATGTTACCCCCCAAGCAAATCTATGCCTAATATCAGACAGGCATGAATCGATAAAGAGTGCATACAACAACCCGAAAAATGGATGGCAGTTTCCTCCTTCATCACacgtctattgcattagacatatcgcgCAAAACTTCATGCGGGAGATTAAAGACAAGGATCTGCGGAAAATAGTTGTTAACATGGGTTATGCGTTAACAGAGGCAACGTTTAACTATTATCGGGGGGAAATCCGAAGAACAAACAACGATGCTTTATCATGGATAGACAACATCCCTCGCGAGAAGTGGGCTAGGGCATTTGACGGAGGGCAACGCTGGGGTCACATGACAACTAACCTAGCAAAAGCAATAAACTCTGTGCTAAAAGAAACCCGAAACCTTCCAATCACTGCATTGGTCAAATCTACTTACTATCGTTTAGGATCACTATTTGGTAGAAGAGGCCATCAGTGGACAAAAATGTTAGCCTCTGGGCAGGTTTTCACTGATAACTGCAACAAGGGGATGGCTGAGGAAGTCATCAAAGCTAACACGCACAACGTCATGCAGTTCGATCGAGAGAGATTTTATTTCATGGTCCAAGAGAAGATTAATCATAACGACGGTCGACCAACCGGAACGTTCAGGATTGATCTGAGGAAACAACACTGTGATTGTGGGAAATTTCAGGCATTTCACTTACCTTGCTCCCATGTAATCGCAGCATGTTCGAGCATACGCCAGGACTATTCCATTCACATTCCAGACGTCTTCAAGGTCTATCAGGAGAGTTTCCTAGGGCTTCCCCATGAGGAGAATTGGCCACAATATGAAGGATTTACTCTTTGCCACGACGACTTtatgagaaggaggaagaaagGGCGCCCAAACAGCACCAGGATTAGAACCGAGATGGACGACGTTGAGAAGGAAAAGAGAAGGTGTGGAATTTGCCGTGAAATAGGACACATGCGTAGGAAATGTCCTAATGTTGCAGGACCATCCCAACGACCTTCCAGATGA